The sequence below is a genomic window from Pecten maximus chromosome 14, xPecMax1.1, whole genome shotgun sequence.
CATACCCTATACTATTTACATGAACAGAGAATATATACGTACCGAGCCAGGCCATTGCACAATCCTCATCCACCTTTCCGTCGCCATCGTCATCTAGAatgtaaaaatatcaaactCAGATGTCTTGGTGAACATCAGAATCAATATTTGTCTGTATAGCTAATTCATTACCATATTTAATCGACAAACGAAATTTTGGTCTGTTTAAGCAATGTTTCGTATAAATTTGCTACAACCAATACAGGAATACTGATGTACTGAAAAAGCGTATACATAAAACATCCCGAGATCTCGCCATGATTGCTGATGTTTTGAAAGAACCACAGGCTATGGTCGTGCGAGTCGCCTTGTGATATTGCGAAACTGATTCCgcttttatagtgctacctcaccgaAAGATACCCCGAAGACAACAAGCGTGACGCCATACTCGGCTACGGGCTGCTTACAACGGGCGAATCAGTTGTAATACAGCACCTACTCTTACTTTGCTACGCTACGCTTATCACTGTAGCGTAGCGTAATGCAATCAACCGTGGTTGTTCGACGATGTTCCATGGCATGTATGTACGACAGCGTGTTAGTGATTTGTGGCATAGAGTAATGTCTTCATTGTAACTGTAGCATTAAAGTATGACCGTATGGAATATAGAGGAATGCTGGTCCCATTAAGTTTTTCTATGATTCAATTCGCTATGGGATTGGCATATACCTTGTCCGGCGTTGACATCCGTACATAACTCCTCATCTATGAGACCGTCACAGTCGTTGTCACGCCCATCTCCAATCTCGTCAGCCGTCATTGAACAAGGCTagaaaataatatcattattgattAATATCTACTGATGTCGTCATAGCAACCGcgtctatttatatatatgaatacgAAATGCTATCTTTCTAAGAGTGAAGGAGTGATTAGTCTTCAGTTTTATTGCTATTTTTAGATTCTTAACGGTACATGAACACTGCAAAGGTTTTTAGAGCCAATCAATGGTGAGTGAAAATTGgttatcaaacaaaacaatataaaaaagaGCGTTATATATTCTGCAAGTAATTATTAACAAGCTACTTTGTGATACATCTAAGTGATAAGCATGAAGCGTTACACATCGGTGTTAATTCAGGCTTAAAATTAGGTTTAAGTGGAATATCATACTCCcggttgtgacctagatttgcatggtgACTGTCGTtcatgaagcagaagacgctttctCTTCCGGAGCTCCTGGTCTTATTCTCATTTTTACTTTTTCAAGTGTCCCCATCTTCTTGTTTTATCGATTTAGCGTTATAATTGTGGTTATGTTGATATGTCGGTGTTCTCTGTTGTTTTACAATACCAATAATGAGATTGCAGTTTATGTTTTGTCGAAACGTGAAAGATAAATGTTATCGCTTAACCTTAGAATGAATTGGATGAATCTAGCTTAAATCTTACATGTACTCAATTTCAAGAATAATTAGAAAACAATTCCATCGATAAGCGGCCaccattgtttttgttttgtttttgtttttagtttttttttgtttttttttgttttgataaacaaTTCATCTGATAAACGAATATCTTTGATTGATTCCCTTGGTCCTTTGATGTCTATACTTAATTTCAAGACTGATACGATAAATAATTCAACCAATAGGCGACTATCTTTGATTGTTTCACATTATCATTCGCTGTTTAAACAGTTCAGCCGATAGGCGGCCATCATTGAATGTGACATTTGAATGGGTTAGAGTCATAGCCTTCCTCAAAGGGACGGACGTTCTACTAGAATGGGTTGGTGTTCAGTAATACCAAAGGCCGAAAAAGTGTTTAGAAAGATAACACATGAGAGAAATCCTAAATTTAATCGCACCATACTAGTCATGCATTTGGGACTGACAGATTCAATTCTTATACCCTACATACAGGGCGACATAAAACGTGGTATTAcagtttataaatatatttatcaattgatttatttaaaatcaaacagTTCAGATAAGGTAGGATATATAAAGACCCATTTTACTGATGACTAATCTACAgagtttgatattttcatgatgAAAAATGTAGGTctgaaaattaacaaattttaaacaatgAAGACTTTTCCGCTATGTCTTCGACTCTTTAGAATCAGATAGGTCTATGATACAAGCAGATGACTAGACTATTTTCGTTCTTAAACAGACTAGATTAAAAGTCCTAGTGCTTCATCTAAATGCTATACAGTATAGACCTAAATATGATAATGAGACATCGAGTTTGATACAGAAAAtccgaagacatccagcagcacaccccgcccggtcacattatactgacaacgggccaatcagtcgtcccactccaaatatgctgagcgctaagcaggagtagcaactaccatttttaaagactctggtatgtctcggctaggggacagaacccaaaaccttcctcacagcggcgaacgctcaactaaaggccaaaagtgaggcattgtcaagggagacattagaaagaagaaagttgttaaaaaagaagagaaaagataagatcccaaatttagtcgcctcttacgatcatgcaatgggggcagcaggtacaattcttacgccctacctgcagggcagaattTTACTTATACTACTATGTTTTTGTAGTTGATAAATTATTCATAATGCTGaatatattaattacaaaaacaaaaatcacacaaaaaaatCACACTAGTATCAAACCATGCCAGGCTACCTTAACTTAGGGACCGCGACatctcagtcggttagagcgccggccacataacctcaggtgagggggccgcgacagctcagtcggttagagcgcctgtcacgtaacctcaggtaaTGGttcgaggtgcgtggttcgacactccctacccTTGCCGTtttgtttctcgggaagctgagaaacgggtcGGTCTGTGATGTCGTGATTGTGCCCTTGGGAAAAACAccttaccctaattgctctggatggcatgcgacaggcATCCCGTAAGTTGTTCAGTGAGATTGTCACTACAAGTaaaccccgcctcaaaatgacaaattcacaatcaaaaaaatatatgaacaccaaaaaaataaataaaataaataaataaataaacaaatacacaaacaaacaaacaaggtTACCTTATTTATTTCTGCCATCCGTAGTCCAACTGGCATCCCGTAGGTTTCAAAAGCGTATCTGCCATACATAAACCCACCAAACACCGATATGGGCGATATATGGTTGAATCTATGGAATCCGTCCCCGATGGCAATGTACCCTGCCACGAGAGAGGTATCTGGTATGCTTACATATTCGATTGTGGAGGGGAAAGGTACTCCATCAATTCGAAGACCGTCCTTATCTTCTTCCTTAAcgacaaacaaaaaaaaattctcgtAGCTACCGTCCGTTCTTCTAGGAGTAGTAAACATATATTCCGCGGCGTACTGCTCCAATGGTGGTATCAAAATAAGAGCAGGGTCGTGGTCGTCGTTCTGGTCACTCTTCACGATTTGCACAATGAGAACACTGTTGTTGGCTACTATATAACAATAAGATTTCGGATCCATTTCAACGAGCTCGTAGCTTCCAGCTTTAGCCAATACAATCCTCTCGGATGTAATTATTGAAGCATTGTTGATGCATTTGATGTCAATTCCGGTCGCGTCAGTGTTTGCGACTACTTTGAAGTAATCTCCAATCTCTCTGGCGGGTATAGGGACAATCACGAACCGTTTTCCCCACCGATCTGTGGAGATGAGCTGTTCCACCAAATGGTCACTACTACTGGACACCCCAACAACTGCTCTGATGTTTCCACTAAACAGTGCAACAGGTTTGTCAGATTTGATATATGCTCCGGTTAAATCAAAATACCCCTCTGCCTGGAGTTGCAGTGCATCACACCTATCCATAGTAATATTTAATGTGTCTCCACCGTGGTACTCTATACCATCAAAAGTCACGTGGCTAAAGTCATCACTTTCAGGAAAAGTTATCTGAACCTGTGTATCGTTGAAGGCAGAAACCACCAGCAACTGTGCATACTGAGCATAACTCTTTGGTGTTGTCGGGAGAAAAGTCACTGTATAATATTCTTGTCCGAGAACGTCTGTCGGAAGACCAAGGAAAGCGTCGGACGTATAGTGCTGTCTGTTCACCCCGTAGACAATGATTTCTTCATTCGCCTGTACGACAATGCCTTTGGGAGACAGTGAGGATCCTTCCATTCGGAGTTCGATGTCAACCGATACCAAGGTGGTGCTTCCTCTAGACACATGGAATTGTTTGTTAATGAAACCATTTCCATGATATCCCAGAGAATTCACCGTAACGCTGACATTGTCGTTAGAAAATGTTGTGATGAATAAGTCCAAATTTTCATCGTTTGGATTGTTTTCCATAAAAGCAATGATGAACTCCTTTCCTTGGTTGTCAAACACATTCCCGAGTGAcactaaaaataaataatatataataatatatctcTTTCAGGTGTCCACATGCAAAAACTTATATGAATATATCAGTAAAGCATGTATGTAATCATAATTACCTGTAGCAATTTCCGTAAAGATGCCAAgcgtgacctttgacccatgAACTGACTACCACcaatttatcatcaaaatatatataatgctaaTATGACGTGAATTTGAGCTGTATATGTTGGCGGACTCATGAAATATCTGAGATATCAGCATTTGTTTAATTTACTTTCATTCTGTCGCTAAAAAGCATATGCGTATATAGGTCTACTAATTAATTAGGGGTGGAGGGCGCGGGGGTTCCAAAAGTCAAGTGTTCTAAAGGCGAATGAGATGTTTTCAGGGGGGAAAATAGTTAATGAAGCCCAAGGTATGAAATGAAAAGACAAGATCTCAAATAGAAACAAATTACTACGACGAGAATTGGAAGAATGGTTCTACGAGTCTTTTAATTAGTCTTCGATttagaaatatatgaaaaaaggCGTTTGAAATGTTGTCACTTTAGCCGAAAGTAAATGTCAATAAGTAAGTTGAAAAGATTCATGTGACTGGATATTACTATGTTATATTGAAGGCGACCACAGCAGGTAACTTCAATATCCCCTCCGAAAAAGAACATATTCTGCAGGAAGTCCCCAGGGGTACATTCCCTTAACATAAGATATGTGAGAAACTACCCACTATTCAAGAGGAGACCCAATAATGTCTGTCCTTTTACAACATGCAGTGAGGCGCGCTAGGCATGTTCGCCCCACTTTCACGGGTTAGACCGATATGCGTGTCAGTCGAAGAAGAAACGTTTCAATCCACATTAATTATACCgaaaggaaaaaaagaaacacaattAGAAATTTCCCGGTTACGGGAAACGAAAAGGATGTTACCAaatttgtaataataatataatttaaagATAGGGAACCACTGTTTCGTCTGTGAAAATCCATGAAAGTTTAGTACCCTATAGACTGATCCGACCACTTCCCGATAAAACATTTACGGGAGGAGTTTGCCAGATGGAGAAGACATAGGCCGAACCCTCCAATGAACATTGCTCAGTTGACGTTAGCACTGGATGAGGGTCAATGCCCTGATCAATTCAATGCACAAAAGAGACAGCATCAGCGTAACCACTGAAGCTCATTAGAGGTGGaggggaggggggtggggggcaTACACGATATAGATGGGCCCAGAACGCTATTCATTCTGAGAGGGTGCCTTTGGATCAATATGATATTTGGTAATGGTACTAAACGTACATGGATGAAGAATTCACAGACTACAGAGTGGTTACCCTCTTTCAATTCCATTCACAGAACTTACATGAATACGTTCTgtaatatcttttttatttcccGTAGAAAACCGGGAAATTTCTATTTGCGTTTGTTTTTCCTATCAGTGTGTATCACGGAATTCAATTTTTCACTATGTGCATGAACGAAATTAATTGTCATACTTTTTCAAATGCCACCAGGTAATCTTCATTGTCTTCCTATATTGACTATGTAATATCGATTGACTTTAAGTAAGAATTGTGGTTGCATTGGGATGTCGGTACCCATTGTTTGATTTGTTCCATTATTATTATACTTAATTAAATTTGTGCTATAATGAGTATtgattaa
It includes:
- the LOC117341826 gene encoding IgGFc-binding protein-like, which produces MSWTTFYKVGEDVAGSSCYLICMSAPAVKSTDLYVRARLSLGNVFDNQGKEFIIAFMENNPNDENLDLFITTFSNDNVSVTVNSLGYHGNGFINKQFHVSRGSTTLVSVDIELRMEGSSLSPKGIVVQANEEIIVYGVNRQHYTSDAFLGLPTDVLGQEYYTVTFLPTTPKSYAQYAQLLVVSAFNDTQVQITFPESDDFSHVTFDGIEYHGGDTLNITMDRCDALQLQAEGYFDLTGAYIKSDKPVALFSGNIRAVVGVSSSSDHLVEQLISTDRWGKRFVIVPIPAREIGDYFKVVANTDATGIDIKCINNASIITSERIVLAKAGSYELVEMDPKSYCYIVANNSVLIVQIVKSDQNDDHDPALILIPPLEQYAAEYMFTTPRRTDGSYENFFLFVVKEEDKDGLRIDGVPFPSTIEYVSIPDTSLVAGYIAIGDGFHRFNHISPISVFGGFMYGRYAFETYGMPVGLRMAEINKPCSMTADEIGDGRDNDCDGLIDEELCTDVNAGQDDDGDGKVDEDCAMAWLDDWDEWSTWTECIQTRNRTCKVRSIGESYCPGPNNESMSCGNVETGIPREETTEGLKTLRVDRKNTSKYRRSLSSAPDDRKSSAVRNPTVTDAHDVLMWSMFGEQQQQQQQQTRERRVQSLVVQ